The Ascidiaceihabitans donghaensis genome includes the window CGTACGTACCGGTCTGGAAGCGGCCGTCTGTGATCCGCTAACCGGACTGCACAACCGACGCTATGCCATGCCCCATCTGGCCCGGATTGCAGAAAACGCCCAAAGGTCAGGCAAACCTTTTGCCGTGATGGTTGCGGATATGGATTACTTCAAACACATCAATGACGTTTACGGCCACGCAACGGGTGACGTTGTTCTGGTGGAAACTGCGCAACGGCTGCGAGAAAATCTGCGGGCCGTTGATTTGGTGGCACGGATTGGCGGAGAAGAATTTCTGGTGGTGATGCCTGGGGTTGGTTTGCGTAATGCACGCCTTGCGGCAACCCGTTTGTGCGAATTGATAGGGTGTGCACCGTTCCAACAGCCCGATGGCTCGGGTCCTTTGACAGCGACCATCAGCATTGGCTTGGCCATCGGAGACGCGTCAACTTTCGAAAGGTACGGCGCGGGCAACGTGGCGGCAGGGCTTTTGGATCAAGCCGACAAGGCCCTGTATCACGCAAAAGAACTGGGGCGAAACCAAGTCAGGTTAAGCCGTCCTGCCGCATAAACACGACGGCGCTATTGTTTTGGTTTTTTGTGTTTGTGGCGGCGTTCCAATTCCTGTTGAACTTCCACAGCATAAGCTTGGCGTGCCGCATCATCCATTTCGCTTACATGTTCGATCCAAGCCTTCTGTGCTGCAGTCATGGCTGCAACAGACGTGGTGCCTTGCTGTTTCAAAATCGCTTCCGCCGCGACTTCATCAAAGTTGTCGGCTTCCAACACGGAGACCATCTGAAAATACAGCGCCCGACGCTGTTTTCTATCAGGCATTTGGGGCACCCCGTCACGCCGCATGCGCTTGAAAATGGCGCGGCGATCTTCGCCCGGCAAAGCTTTGACATAGGGCATCGCGTAGTTGGTAAGGCCGGCACCTCGCATAGGTCCGCCACCGCGTGCGCCCGCCCCTACAATGACGCCGATGACCAGCAGGTTGAAGGCTAAAGACAGACCCAACACAACTTTGAACAGGCGCGGAATCCGCGTGATGTGACCAGTTTCATTCATATCATTTTCCATGGGTTAGCTCTCTTCCAGATCCCACCCAAAGCTTCCCAGCTCTGGTTCTTGTTGTGTGAACACCGCGGCCGTGCCTGTGTCCGACCCTAAAAGGCTTATCAACCCATCAGGTAAATTTGTGGGCGGGCTGATACCAATCCACAGCCCTGCACATGTCGCTGCCACCAAACCACCCATGCCTTGCCATCCACCCAGAACAGCCAAAACCTGTTGCATCATCGTGGGCGTCTCACGCAGGGTCGGCAATGGCTGTTCTTTCAATGCGTCCTCAAGAACGCGGCCCATTAGCGCATCCGGTGCAGGCGGGTTTTTGGCACCTGCCAACAAAGCGTCCAAGTCCATCATTTCAGACTTATTCTGTGTCATCTGTGTACCCCAATTCTGCGCGCGCCCCTGCCAATGAAGTGGCCAATGCCCGCTTGCCCCGCGCTGTTAAGCTTTCAACAGCTTCTGTGCTGATGTCCAAGATCTGCGCGATCTCCGGATTTGCCAAACCCTCGATATGACGCAAGACCACAGCCTGACGTTGCCGGTCTGGCAACGCGTTCAGTGCCATTTGTAACGCATCCATGCGGGCACGGTCCTGCATTTTAGCTTCGACACCTGGCGTCGGGTCTTGTGGTTCTGCCACGTCGTCCAATGCGGCACCACGTGTTCGGCGCAAGCGGTCTATGCACAGGTTTGCTGTTACCCTGTACAACCACGTCGACACTTTTGCTTCGCCTTCACGCCACTGCGGTGCCGTCTTCCAAAGACGCAACATGGCCTCTTGGGCCACATCTTCGGCTTCCGCCCCGTCGCCCAAGACCCGAAATGCCTGCGCATAAACGCGTGGTGTCAGACGCGCCGTCAACAACCGTGCCGCCGCAGCGTCGCCGCGTGCATAGCGGGCAAGCAATGCAGCATCATCTGTGGCCGGTTCTGCGTCCAATGGCATATTCATAGTCATCCAAGCGTTAACTCGGGGCCACACCTGTGACAAGCGCGGCCCCGAAACTTCTGGTTTAGTTCTTTTTATGACGCTTTTTCATATGAGCGCGTGCCGTATCGTATTCGTCCCGCGACACGCTGCCGTCTTCATCCTTATCCATGCGCGACAGCATCTTGCCCGCACGGCCGCGTTTTTGCACCTCTTCGAGTGACAGTTGCCCGTCTTCGTTGGCATCCAGATGCGACATCATACGGGCACTGCGTTTCTGAGCCCGTTTTGTGCCTGCCGCTTCCAGTTCAGCCTTCGACAAAAAGCCGTCTTTATCGGTGTCCATCCCTTCGAAACGTGCAACACCATGGGCGCGCATTTCGGCTTCGGTGATTTGGCCGTTGCCATCTACATCCAGTGTTTCGAAGCTTGGCGGACTTTTGCCTGCACCCTTCGTATTTGCAAAAGCAGGGCTGACCAACGCAAGTCCGGCGCATGCTGCCAGAACGAATTTGATTGTCTGTGTCATAGGATCGTCTCCATTATTGCCTTTCCGTCCCCTTTTGGGCCGGTCACATCTTAGAACGAGGCGCCAAATACTTTCCGTCGCATCTTTTTTAATTTTCTCTCGGCGCTTTGCGACATTGGGACGCAAGGGCATCCTGTCACCTTTCAAAACGTCTCAAATGGGCGCATCTAACAGTTCTATAAAAGGATTAGTTGTATGAGCGATTCAAACTTTGCGGACCATGACGCACTACAAGACGGTGAAAATACACGATCCACTTGGGCTGCAATCCGCAAAGGGTGGCGCCGTAAATGTCCCAAATGCGGACGCGGCGCACTTTTGAAAAGCTATCTGAAGGTGGAAGACCGCTGCGCAGTGTGTCGTCAGGAATTGCACCACCACAAAGCGGATGATGGTCCTGCATATTTGACGATTTTGGTGGTTGGCCACCTTATGGCGCCGCTGCTGCATATCGCCTTTGTAACATGGCGTCCCGAACCATTGGTTTTGTTTACCATTTTTGCGGTTGGCTGTGTGGCACTATCGCTCTACCTTCTGCCCAGACTGAAGGGCGCCATTGTCGGGTATCAATGGGCGCGTCAGATGGGGGGCTTCGGAACCTCGTCCTGACGCAAGGCCCCTTCGTAAGATGGGGCCGGATTTGGACAAGGACCGCACATGAGCATCGACAAGACACAGATTAGACACGCAGCCACTGTGATCGTGTTGCGCGACCGCCTGACCGACCCACATATTTTGATGGGTCAACGTGGTGCCAAAGCTGTGTTCATGCCAAACAAATTTGTGTTCCCGGGCGGCGCAGTTGACGCAGGTGACGCCGACGTTTCGCTAGGGACACCTATGGGGTCCCCTTGCGCGGACAGGCTGCTGGACGAAAGCCCCGAAGACATGACGCATGCACTGGGCGTCGCTGCAATCCGCGAGTTGTTCGAAGAAACCGGTCAGGTGTTGGGCCAGCCCGGCACTTGGGATGGCGAAGTGCCGGCCGATTGGGTGGATTTCGCGGCCACCGGCCATGTGCCACATGCAGCCCCTTTGCAGTTTGTGTTTCGTGCGATCACGCCACCGGGTCGCCCCCGTCGCTTTGATGCCCGTTTTTTCCTAATCGACGCTGACGATCTGGTAAGTGACCCTGATGATTTCAGTGCGGCTTCAGACGAGCTATCACATCTTCAGTGGGTTTCGTTGGCTCAGGCACGTAGTTTTGACATGCCTTTCATCACAGAAGTTGTCCTAAGCGAGATACAAGCACGTGTCGGTGATACATCACCACCCGCAAGCGTGCCTTTTTTCAACAATAACGACGAAGAAAGCCTGTTCGCACGGCTACATGGCAAGCCGCAAGACAGGTAGCCTGCCAGTTTAGATAACACTGACCAACAAGACCACCGAAGCACCTAAGATACATACGCCTGTTATCTCTCTTGGTGTGATTTTTTCTTTGAAAAACAGAGCAGTGACCATAAGGCTCAGGATCAATTCGACCTGTCCCAATGCTTTGACGTATGCCGCGTTTTGCAAAGTAAACGCCAAAAACCAGCAGAACGATCCGGCCATCGAGAACATCCCGATCCATCCAGCCACGCGTCGGGCCTTCCAAACAGCTGTGATTTGCCCGACTTCACGCAAACGCAACCAAACGGCCATCGCGGCCAGCTGCATGGCCGTCACCGCGGATAGGGTAATAGCCGCCCGCGCCAAAGGGTCATCCAAAGGCAATTCCAATGATGCGCCGCGGTAAGTCACACCCGAGACGGCAAATAGCGCCCCGGACAGCAGGCCCAAACCTGCGGCCTTGTTGGCCATGTCCCGTAGTCGAAACGCTTGATCCTTTGGCGCAGAGGACAGCAAAAGCAACCCGACGACGCCCAACAAGATCGCGCCGAATCCCAACCATGTGACTTTTTCGCCCAAGACCAAAACGCTCATGACGACGATTAGAACAACTTCGCTTTTCTTGAAGGTGATCCCGACAGCGAAATTACGTTGCTTGAACAGCATCACAACACACACTGTCGCCAGGATCTGTGCCAGACCACCGACGGCGCCATACATCCAGAACGCTGTCGATAAGTCCGGGAAACTCTGACCTCGTACCGTCATATACAACGCCATCAACACAGCCACTAAGGGTGCGGAATAAAAAAAGCGCGCAAATGTCGCCCCTGACGCACTGAGAGTGGACGTCGCCATCTGCTTTTGCAGCATAAAGCGTACAGTTTGAAAGGTGGCCGCAGCCAAGGTGACATAAATCCAAAGGTCCATGCCGCCCTGATGCGCCAATCTTAGCGCATTGGCCAGAGCGGATGTGCCACAGGATCTTTGCGCGTCCAAAAGTAGCGCCTGAAAACCTGCATATACGACCCGTAGACGTAACCGCCATTACACGTCACATAACGGGACTTATTGCCCCAATACAGACCGCGCAAATGGTACCACGGCACAGACGGATGCATGTGATGCACGGCGTGTAAGTTGTTGTTCAAGAATAGAAACGCAAGAATCCCTTTGTCTTCGATAATAACGCTGCGCCCGGAAGCGCGTAGGTGTGCTTGATGTTCCAAAAACGTCCTGATCTTCAAAACGGACAACGCGCAGTACGCCCCCAGGACATAAATCCAAAGTGGCATCTGAGATGTCAGCACAATGCCCAAAACCAACACGACCCCCGGCACATGCCAGATCCAAGCGGTCAGAACCGGTCTGTCAGCCTGCATAATTGCCTTCATGTCCCCACACATAAACGCCCATTGTGACACCATTGGGCCGATCAAAATGCGCCCCAGCAAAGTGTTGTTGAACCGCAAAGCCAACTGCGCACCATTGCTTAACTGGTTCCAAACAGCGGGATCCAGATAGTTGCTTTCTGGATCATCATAGGGGTCCGTCAATCGCGCATCCATATGGTGGGCCAAATGGGTGTCCCGAAACCGCAAATACGGAATAAAAAGCCCTGGCTGCACGATAACGCATGCCTCGTTCAGCTTTTTGGATGTAAACGGGTGCCCATGCAGAACCTCGTGGGACAATGAAGAATGCAAAACCAACGCCGGAACCAGACCCAGAAATCCAATGGCAGGATGTAGCAGGGGCAAGATAAAAACGGCGCC containing:
- a CDS encoding periplasmic heavy metal sensor, producing MENDMNETGHITRIPRLFKVVLGLSLAFNLLVIGVIVGAGARGGGPMRGAGLTNYAMPYVKALPGEDRRAIFKRMRRDGVPQMPDRKQRRALYFQMVSVLEADNFDEVAAEAILKQQGTTSVAAMTAAQKAWIEHVSEMDDAARQAYAVEVQQELERRHKHKKPKQ
- a CDS encoding RNA polymerase sigma factor — protein: MNMPLDAEPATDDAALLARYARGDAAAARLLTARLTPRVYAQAFRVLGDGAEAEDVAQEAMLRLWKTAPQWREGEAKVSTWLYRVTANLCIDRLRRTRGAALDDVAEPQDPTPGVEAKMQDRARMDALQMALNALPDRQRQAVVLRHIEGLANPEIAQILDISTEAVESLTARGKRALATSLAGARAELGYTDDTE
- a CDS encoding EF-hand domain-containing protein, coding for MTQTIKFVLAACAGLALVSPAFANTKGAGKSPPSFETLDVDGNGQITEAEMRAHGVARFEGMDTDKDGFLSKAELEAAGTKRAQKRSARMMSHLDANEDGQLSLEEVQKRGRAGKMLSRMDKDEDGSVSRDEYDTARAHMKKRHKKN
- a CDS encoding DUF983 domain-containing protein; the encoded protein is MSDSNFADHDALQDGENTRSTWAAIRKGWRRKCPKCGRGALLKSYLKVEDRCAVCRQELHHHKADDGPAYLTILVVGHLMAPLLHIAFVTWRPEPLVLFTIFAVGCVALSLYLLPRLKGAIVGYQWARQMGGFGTSS
- a CDS encoding NUDIX hydrolase → MSIDKTQIRHAATVIVLRDRLTDPHILMGQRGAKAVFMPNKFVFPGGAVDAGDADVSLGTPMGSPCADRLLDESPEDMTHALGVAAIRELFEETGQVLGQPGTWDGEVPADWVDFAATGHVPHAAPLQFVFRAITPPGRPRRFDARFFLIDADDLVSDPDDFSAASDELSHLQWVSLAQARSFDMPFITEVVLSEIQARVGDTSPPASVPFFNNNDEESLFARLHGKPQDR
- a CDS encoding DMT family transporter, translating into MDLWIYVTLAAATFQTVRFMLQKQMATSTLSASGATFARFFYSAPLVAVLMALYMTVRGQSFPDLSTAFWMYGAVGGLAQILATVCVVMLFKQRNFAVGITFKKSEVVLIVVMSVLVLGEKVTWLGFGAILLGVVGLLLLSSAPKDQAFRLRDMANKAAGLGLLSGALFAVSGVTYRGASLELPLDDPLARAAITLSAVTAMQLAAMAVWLRLREVGQITAVWKARRVAGWIGMFSMAGSFCWFLAFTLQNAAYVKALGQVELILSLMVTALFFKEKITPREITGVCILGASVVLLVSVI
- a CDS encoding fatty acid desaturase — protein: MPLLHPAIGFLGLVPALVLHSSLSHEVLHGHPFTSKKLNEACVIVQPGLFIPYLRFRDTHLAHHMDARLTDPYDDPESNYLDPAVWNQLSNGAQLALRFNNTLLGRILIGPMVSQWAFMCGDMKAIMQADRPVLTAWIWHVPGVVLVLGIVLTSQMPLWIYVLGAYCALSVLKIRTFLEHQAHLRASGRSVIIEDKGILAFLFLNNNLHAVHHMHPSVPWYHLRGLYWGNKSRYVTCNGGYVYGSYMQVFRRYFWTRKDPVAHPLWPMR